The Hippopotamus amphibius kiboko isolate mHipAmp2 chromosome 3, mHipAmp2.hap2, whole genome shotgun sequence genomic interval aaagtaattgTGCTTTACTAACAGTTAATTGATGAAGTGACACTGATGCCCTCACCAGGTCCACATATCCGCCAAGTCACTTGTCACTTATGTGAAGGATTCCTAAAGGAAGACTGTGTAATTATAAAGGGTTGATAATGATGGACTCATTAGTCTTTCAAAAACAGAATTTTACAATATATTGCACTTTTTATGCTATAAATGTCCCTagtatggttaattttttttggaaaaattccTTTAATAGTAGATTCTACAGTCATTTGTAATGTAAAGGATTGAATTTAAGGAGGAGTCACACAGCTTCCATTCTccaactcatttttttcattttatagaggTAAGTAAGTGTTTCAAATTTGCTGACCCTTTCTGTAATGTCAGTAGTTTGCTACCAAACAGTTATAATCAAAAATAATAGACACATAATCTGTCATTTCAATATAAAGGTGGCATTTTAATATTAAGGGAGAAAGTAACTGCTGTTCAAAGGAAAGTTTTCCTATTGAGAGACTAGCTTAAAAGAGATGCTTacaaatttttcatctttatgtgATTTTGTTGCCAAAAATGATTATGTGCCACCTATATGTaacaatttcaaaacaaaaaagatttagaAGCTAAAAAGCTTCTGAATTAAatttttcagtggtttttaatttatttggtaaaaatataaaaataatgcaacACTTTAGTGTGGAAGAACTCTTTAGGAACATGGAAAATAGAAATTTTCTATCTGTATTTCAGcaaaaatctgtatataattGGAAAAGTAGATTGAAAAATCATCATAATGGTTTAGTATGTGCCTTTAATAAtgccttttttcccatttttcacatgtggattttttttacagtatttttatcttttttaacctATGATTGTCAGTAAaaccattatttaaaaacaaaaacaaacaaaaattggacTTTGCAAAAGATCCCTAAATTGGTAAACCCGCCTTTTCAAGAATCATGAAATAATCATTTGCTCACAACAGAAATACTAGCATTATTTTAGTGAAACCAAATGTTTAATTAATAAgaatacaattaaatattttatatgcatgtATCTCACCTCATTAACTATGTTTAATGtattttacaatataaatattcttttagtttggtggtatatgtatatagtttATTGAAGTTAATAAACATATATTAGGatggaatatttaaaatcttttcactAATAGGGCACATAATCCAAAAAGTTGGCACATCACtggaataaagatgaaagaatttcCATGAATGAATAGATTTAATCCTtgtcaaaagatatttttaaaaattaacttactgTTATATTGACTGTTTTGCTTTTCATATATCAAATGGTCATTTGAAAACCATTTCCTCTTGAAGGTCACTTGAAATGGCTTTTACTAGCAAGGCTATTTCTTTCATGTTTCAGTTATTTCATGAGTTCTTATAATTGTGGATATTTTGCATTCTCCTTGTTCCATGACATGGAAGCTCTCTCTTGCATAAGTATGGTTTCCTAAGTAACTTTTTGAGCTACACATGAGTTTTTATTAACTTTTGTTGCTCTGTCACATCTTCTCTCCACTATCAATGCCTCAGATCTGGCTATTCAGAGCTCATGCCCAGAGTACTACAAGAATCTCCTGATTTCCCTATCCCTTATAGCATTTTTAAGGTTACTGCCAGAATGATATTTCCATAAATACCTGCTGGATTGGACCCTCATCACCTCAGCCCCTTTTAGACCCTATGCACCACAAGAAGTGAGCCAGCTTGTCACCACACCATTGCACAGGCAGTTTCCTTTGCTGAAAACCCCATTTCTTACACTTAACACCTTATTTCTTAATTCTGCAATCTTCTGCTCTTACATATCTGATGTTTATCACTCCTCTGTTACATTTCACTTGGTTAAATATCCCTAGTCTGTACTTCTATTGCTCTCACATTAATGTTTATcagttcatttatattttaaattaaaaatgggaaaaagagggcttccctggtggcacagtgattaagaatccgcctgccaatgcagtggacacaggttcaatccctgggcccggaagatcccacatgctgcagagcagctacacctgtgtgccacaactactgaagcccacgcacctagagcctgtggtctgcaacaatagaagccactgcaatgagaagcccgcacatcgcagcaaagagtagcctccactcaccacaaatagagaaagcccgtgtgcagaaacaaagacccaacacagccaaaaataaaaaatacatttattgaaaaaaacaaggaaaaatgatATGCTATATGTGTTGAGACTAActgaagaatgtgtattttttttttttcttatccaggattaatttaattttaaaaacaaatacaagctATCGATTCACTCTTCTCAACTTAAGTGGACAGTCTACCTGTGGTATAACTGTCAGGTAAAAACATACATCTTTACAACTTGGTGgtcccaagttttttttttttaaaccatttcacagaaaggaaagaaataataatgacaacagcTCAAGAAATACACTAACAAGCAAAAATATATGGGGAGAGAGGAACATGTTGTTTTGACTTAACTAAAGAAACTGAGAGGAGACTGGTCTATGTAAGAAAATGTGTATCCTGGAAAGTTCGGTGTGAACATTTTAGAGTAGGAATTTATGACTTGAAGCTCCCGTTTCCTGAATACAAACGACATCTTGTAGTATTTATACTTCATGGCTCAGACACCTACCTCACTTGCCTCTATTTCTTACTCTAGCCTTTACTTTACTTAAATGAGTCTGAAAAACTTGGGGATATagcataagaagaaaaataaccacACACAATATTCCCCTTCTTGTGGCTACTTTAGACCTCTGTTACTAGAAAATtcctgaagaaaatttaaatataagtcTGTGGCTTTGCTGAATCAAGAAGCCCCCAGTTACTATTTAGAAAACACCTTCTGTTTGGACTAATAACATTGTTGACAGAACTTATTATAAAGGGATAACCAAACAAAGTCTGTGTCTCAAAACCAGTGTTAAATCAATCTGAGGgttgaagggaagaaaaggggcGTCTAAAATCACGAGAAGTGCAGACATTATCTAGGATCCTTGTCCTTCCGGATCCACGCTTCCTTCAGGGTCTTCGTCATTATAAATGTTCTCTGCCATTTGCCAAACCTGCATGATATTGTCTTCTGATACAGAACAAATCACCCAAGGCTCATTGGGGTTCCAGGAGAAATCAGATATCTTGGCAGTGTGACCACCATGAATAAACAACAACTCTGGTGGCCCATCTTCTGCATCTTCTGGGGATTGTTCCTCTCCAATTTTACTTAAATCCCAGACATTCAGTCTGCGATCAGTACCACTGGAAGCCAAAATAGTCTCATTGTGAGGCGACCACTGAACCTGGAATATTTCATCCTTATGTGATTCAAAGGAATGCAACTTAAGTTTCAGATTTCTCAGATCCCACAAGGCAACAGTCTTGTCAGCTGATCCTGTGGCAAGAATGAACTCACTATAAGGATTGAAAGAAAGGCAGTTCACTTCAGCAGTGTGCGCATCAACCGAGTGGCTTGGTTTGGAAGTATTGTTTGAACGGGTATCCCAGATCATAAGTTTCTGATCATCAGCAACTGACCCAAACAGAGACTCATGGAGCAGATGCCAGGAGACGTCTTCTACTACTGCTGTATGCCCTGTAAAGATGGTCTTCGCATCCACGACTTTCCCCTCCTTTGGAACAGCACTGATGTCCCATAGGCAGATGGTGTGGTCATCTGAAGCACTAAGTAAGTGCCCACTGAGATTTGGGTTCCAAGAAAGCCCATAGCCTTCCTTCTGATGTCCACGGAGACGCAAGTCTGGGTTGCACTCTCCAGAAGGGTCTGGTTTAGAAGGATGTTTCGTATAGTCAAAAACAAGAACATCACTGGATGGAGTCTTTGTTGCAATGATGCAAGGGTTCTGGGGCATATAGTGTGCCCTGTTCACTTCTCCTTCATGGTTGATCTtgatttctatttcaatttttccACTAACTGAGCCAAAACCTCcaaattctcctttttcactgTCGTAGTGTGAAGCATCAAACTGAGCATCATCGTTAGGGAGCTGCACACTGGCTATCAGAAGGTGGTTTTGTTCATCTGATGTGTGTGTCCCCAGGACAAGTCGATGAATACTGAAATCTTTCCCTT includes:
- the LOC130850494 gene encoding histone-binding protein RBBP4-like: MADKEAAFDDAVEERVINEEYKIWKKNTPFLYDLVMTHALEWPSLTAQWLPDVTRPEGKDFSIHRLVLGTHTSDEQNHLLIASVQLPNDDAQFDASHYDSEKGEFGGFGSVSGKIEIEIKINHEGEVNRAHYMPQNPCIIATKTPSSDVLVFDYTKHPSKPDPSGECNPDLRLRGHQKEGYGLSWNPNLSGHLLSASDDHTICLWDISAVPKEGKVVDAKTIFTGHTAVVEDVSWHLLHESLFGSVADDQKLMIWDTRSNNTSKPSHSVDAHTAEVNCLSFNPYSEFILATGSADKTVALWDLRNLKLKLHSFESHKDEIFQVQWSPHNETILASSGTDRRLNVWDLSKIGEEQSPEDAEDGPPELLFIHGGHTAKISDFSWNPNEPWVICSVSEDNIMQVWQMAENIYNDEDPEGSVDPEGQGS